From a single Kitasatospora sp. NBC_00458 genomic region:
- a CDS encoding TetR/AcrR family transcriptional regulator C-terminal domain-containing protein, translating to MALQRDDVVRTALRLLDEVGIDGLTTRRLARELGVQSPALYWHFKSKRELLDLMAEAMLAEALPPDRRPEPEHWPDWLAADARAKRAALLAYRDGARVHAGTLPTVGELPAVEAQLDALCRAGLRPRTALRLLLTIDRYLMGWVTEEQAWRQDAEQREQPPFPDEALRDLPLLREAADTLRMTDHDADFEYGLRVLIEGFRAEVAREAQGGADPLA from the coding sequence ATGGCGCTGCAACGGGACGACGTGGTGCGCACCGCGCTGCGGCTGCTCGACGAGGTCGGCATCGACGGGCTCACCACCCGTCGGCTCGCCCGCGAGCTCGGTGTGCAGTCCCCGGCCCTGTACTGGCACTTCAAGAGCAAGCGGGAGCTGCTGGACCTGATGGCGGAGGCCATGCTGGCCGAGGCGCTGCCCCCGGACCGCCGGCCCGAGCCGGAGCACTGGCCCGACTGGCTCGCCGCCGACGCCCGGGCCAAGCGCGCGGCCCTGCTCGCCTACCGCGACGGCGCCCGGGTGCACGCCGGAACCCTGCCCACGGTCGGAGAACTCCCCGCAGTCGAAGCCCAGTTGGACGCGCTCTGCCGGGCGGGGCTGCGCCCGCGCACCGCGCTGCGGCTGCTGCTGACCATCGACCGCTACCTCATGGGCTGGGTCACCGAGGAGCAGGCCTGGCGGCAGGACGCCGAGCAGCGCGAGCAACCGCCCTTCCCCGACGAGGCGTTGCGGGACCTTCCGCTGCTGCGGGAGGCCGCGGACACCCTGCGGATGACCGACCACGACGCCGACTTCGAGTACGGGCTGCGCGTCCTGATCGAGGGCTTCCGGGCGGAGGTGGCCCGCGAGGCGCAGGGCGGCGCCGATCCGCTAGCGTGA
- a CDS encoding PaaI family thioesterase — protein MTTFDVHSTGTAPDEALRTRTHRWRPAPPVSAFPHLTGEEILREMVEGRIPQPPIGSTLGFRLVGAGPGTAVFEGEVGDHLFNPMNTVHGGYLATLLDSALGCAVMSRLPAGLGYTTTQLNVHMLRPLFADSGLLRCEGVALHVGRTMATAEARVTGAADGRLYAHATTTCAVLAPRPTA, from the coding sequence ATGACCACCTTCGACGTCCACTCCACCGGGACCGCTCCCGACGAGGCGCTCCGCACCCGAACCCACCGGTGGCGGCCCGCCCCGCCGGTCTCCGCCTTCCCGCACCTCACCGGGGAGGAGATCCTCCGCGAGATGGTCGAGGGCCGGATCCCGCAGCCGCCCATCGGGAGCACCCTCGGCTTCCGGCTGGTCGGGGCCGGGCCCGGGACGGCGGTGTTCGAGGGCGAGGTCGGCGATCACCTGTTCAACCCGATGAACACCGTCCACGGCGGCTACCTGGCGACCCTGCTCGACTCGGCGCTCGGCTGCGCCGTGATGAGCAGGCTCCCGGCGGGACTCGGCTACACCACGACCCAGCTGAACGTGCACATGCTGCGGCCGCTGTTCGCCGACTCGGGCCTGCTGCGCTGCGAGGGCGTCGCCCTGCACGTCGGCCGGACGATGGCGACCGCGGAGGCCCGGGTGACGGGGGCGGCCGACGGCAGGCTGTACGCGCACGCCACCACCACCTGCGCGGTGCTGGCCCCGCGCCCGACGGCCTGA
- a CDS encoding isochorismatase family protein has product MRTLEPARTALVLVDLMPRIAALPLAPRTGAEVVAASLDLAQEFRAAGATVVAVRVDRPGVAEQPPGSELVPAVAEAADEVVVKRTVGGFHGTGLHELLRARGVETLVFGGIATNLGVESTARAASDHGYELVFVEEALAALTEEEHRAAVGLNLPRFGEVVARAAVRLG; this is encoded by the coding sequence ATGCGAACCCTCGAACCCGCCCGCACCGCCCTCGTCCTGGTCGATCTGATGCCCCGGATCGCCGCCCTGCCGCTGGCTCCGCGCACGGGCGCCGAGGTGGTGGCCGCCTCGCTGGACCTCGCGCAGGAGTTCCGGGCGGCCGGGGCCACGGTGGTCGCGGTGCGGGTCGACCGGCCGGGAGTGGCCGAGCAGCCGCCCGGGAGTGAACTCGTGCCCGCGGTGGCGGAGGCCGCCGACGAGGTCGTGGTCAAGCGCACCGTCGGCGGTTTCCACGGCACCGGACTGCACGAACTGCTCCGGGCGCGCGGGGTGGAGACCCTGGTGTTCGGGGGGATCGCCACCAACCTCGGTGTCGAGTCCACCGCGCGCGCCGCCTCGGACCACGGCTACGAGCTGGTGTTCGTCGAGGAGGCGCTCGCCGCGCTGACCGAGGAGGAGCACCGGGCGGCGGTCGGCCTGAACCTGCCCCGCTTCGGCGAGGTGGTCGCGCGGGCGGCGGTCCGCCTCGGCTGA
- the murQ gene encoding N-acetylmuramic acid 6-phosphate etherase, whose protein sequence is MESEHPPDPSPPSHPSGPPRPADPPPYPGTEAVRPEWDGIDGLATIDLLRLMNAEDRTVAAAVARELPRIAAVVDAVAARMARGGRLVYAGAGTAGRLGVLDASECPPTFGTAPGQVVGLIAGGPPAVLGAVEGAEDRPEWAVADLDALEPVPDDTVVGVSASGRTPYTVAAVRHARAAGALTVGLACAAGSPLVAAAELGIEVPVGPEVLAGSSRLKAGTAQKLVLNLLSTAVMIRLGRTYGNLMVDVRGGNAKLRDRALRIVTGITGADGPTARRALAATDGRAKDAVLVVLAGVDAPTAARLLAASGGRLREALEPVLRPAGPDRE, encoded by the coding sequence ATGGAGAGCGAGCACCCGCCCGACCCGTCCCCGCCGTCCCACCCCTCCGGCCCGCCCCGCCCGGCCGACCCGCCGCCGTACCCGGGGACCGAGGCGGTACGGCCGGAGTGGGACGGGATCGACGGGCTCGCGACGATCGACCTGCTGCGGCTGATGAACGCCGAGGACCGGACGGTCGCCGCGGCCGTGGCCCGCGAACTGCCGCGGATCGCCGCCGTGGTGGACGCGGTCGCCGCCCGGATGGCCCGGGGCGGGCGGCTGGTCTACGCGGGCGCCGGTACGGCCGGGCGGCTCGGGGTCCTCGACGCGAGCGAGTGCCCGCCGACATTCGGCACCGCGCCGGGGCAGGTGGTCGGGCTGATCGCGGGCGGGCCGCCGGCCGTGCTGGGCGCCGTGGAGGGCGCGGAGGACCGCCCGGAGTGGGCCGTCGCCGACCTCGACGCGCTGGAGCCGGTCCCCGACGACACCGTGGTCGGCGTCTCGGCCTCGGGCCGGACTCCGTACACCGTGGCGGCCGTCCGGCACGCGCGCGCGGCCGGGGCGCTGACCGTGGGGCTCGCCTGCGCGGCGGGCTCGCCCCTGGTCGCCGCGGCCGAGCTGGGCATCGAGGTGCCGGTCGGGCCCGAGGTCCTGGCCGGCTCCAGCCGGCTCAAGGCGGGGACGGCGCAGAAGCTGGTGCTGAACCTGCTCTCCACCGCGGTGATGATCCGGCTCGGCCGGACGTACGGGAACCTGATGGTCGACGTCCGGGGCGGCAACGCCAAACTGCGTGACCGGGCCCTCCGGATCGTCACCGGGATCACCGGCGCGGACGGGCCGACCGCCCGGCGGGCGCTGGCCGCGACGGACGGCCGGGCCAAGGACGCCGTCCTGGTCGTCCTCGCCGGGGTGGACGCACCGACCGCCGCGAGGCTGCTCGCCGCCTCGGGCGGGCGGTTGCGCGAGGCGCTGGAACCGGTGCTCCGACCGGCCGGCCCGGACCGGGAGTAG
- a CDS encoding DUF6445 family protein encodes MPPLPNGRTALPVLPYRKPTPGRDYWVIDDVLPDPDAVRRRCLDRGDWTEGYPYRPETWPGLRTMPGLEPGELARVEALVRRATGAGRLWVQSTPGGGTLNHNCVQVVGAGESEPRPHTDSRALCRYAAVLYLSPDAPKDSGTGFYRQQFPGGRLGGNLVTAPHNNLVEALGTRRVPSDAFTEDVRVPNRYNRLLLYHANLIHSATGYYGLTPEDRRMTAVFFWMA; translated from the coding sequence ATGCCCCCACTGCCCAACGGGAGGACCGCCCTACCGGTCCTCCCGTACCGCAAACCCACGCCCGGACGCGACTACTGGGTGATCGACGACGTCCTGCCCGACCCCGACGCCGTCCGGCGGCGCTGCCTCGACCGCGGCGACTGGACCGAGGGGTACCCGTACCGGCCGGAGACATGGCCCGGGCTGCGGACCATGCCCGGGCTCGAACCCGGCGAACTCGCCCGGGTCGAGGCGCTGGTCCGCAGGGCCACCGGCGCCGGACGGCTCTGGGTGCAGAGCACCCCGGGCGGCGGCACCCTCAACCACAACTGCGTCCAGGTCGTCGGTGCCGGCGAGTCCGAGCCGCGCCCCCACACCGACTCCCGGGCGCTCTGCCGCTACGCGGCCGTGCTCTACCTGAGCCCGGACGCGCCCAAGGACTCCGGCACCGGGTTCTACCGCCAGCAGTTCCCGGGCGGGCGGCTCGGCGGCAACCTCGTCACCGCACCGCACAACAACCTCGTCGAGGCCCTCGGCACCCGGCGCGTCCCGTCCGACGCATTCACCGAGGACGTCCGCGTGCCCAACCGCTACAACCGGCTGCTCCTCTACCACGCCAACCTCATCCACAGCGCCACCGGCTACTACGGCCTCACCCCGGAGGACCGGCGTATGACGGCGGTCTTCTTCTGGATGGCCTGA